The window ATACTAAGATTACTGGAGTCTATCAAGTGCTTCTACTGACAGATTCATAAACTGAAATGGTATGCTTGTCACACTATCAGCAAAGATGTGGTGTCTTCTCAGAGGATTTAGCATTTGAGCATACAAGAGTTTCAAGAAAACACATATCAAGCAAGAAATTCAGATACCAAACTGCAACCTACTATTAGCAACGAAATAAGAACTTCGGTTTCCAGTGCAACACCAAAGCACTGCGAATGATAACAGAGGTTCAGAGTTTGCTTAGGATAGCTTAACTACAGCGGCTAAACGCATACTAAGCGTCCAAaatatgaagaacttgagagttTGACAGATGAGATTAGAATCTCAAATCTGGCTAGTTCTTCTGAGTGTGTCTAGGTTTCATCATTGCCTGCAACTGCTCCATCTTCAGTTCTGCAATGCTCTTCCTCGAGCACGACAGTTTGTGCGCAGTCCGGCGACAGATAAACAGGAAGGCCACACTCTAATCTCTTGTCTAGGATCCAAGTTTGTGCTTCACCTTCAAATGGTATGATACCTCTGAAGCAGTGTGGTATGGTATCTCTGTAGTCGTGAGAGAACTTATTGAATTTTTGCCTCCAGGTCCTACCTAGATAGGGCAGGCTGTAGTATGGGGACATGTATGTAGCAGTGCTAACCCCAATCTCACAACAGACCGCAATGACATGAGAGCAAGGCTTGTGAAGTACCTGTGGCTTGCCGCATGAACAGGTGGCAGTTTTCCGAATTGTGCATCCTTTAGACTTATTAATGCCAACGATATAGTCCGTCTTCAGGTGAACAGTCACCTCCCTCTTCCTTCCCTTGACTGTAAATTTTCGATCCACTACCTTACCAAGATAATTCTTTTCATCGGCGTATGTGTACATAAGTCTATGCGTCTCGGATTTCTGCATTTTGGAATTCAGGTCAACCTGGACATGTTCAGGGAAGTTAATTATCGGGTTGCCGATCGCTTTGTTTGCTGCGACACTTGTGTTTTGGAAGTACTCTACCAAGCGCAGGAATGTCACCTCCACTATCGCACTGAGCGGAAGGCATGTTATCCCTTTCAATACAGGGTCGTTCTTATATGCATCAGTTGTATCACTGCCCATGATGCCATACCTTGCTCCATCTCGATCGTATGCCAGTGACCACTTCTCCTTTGGTTTCGGACTGATCCAGTCAGAGAACTTTGTTATCTTTCTGTTGCCGTCATCGGCATGATCTCCTTCCTTCACATCCACAACTGAACCATGTTGATTGCACAGGCTTCGCGCCTCAAGCTCTGCCACATCATGCTCGACTGATTTCTGCTGCATTTCCCCACTACCATCATGTTCTTTCTCAGCCATATATGTGGATGTCAGCTCATCTAGCTCCTTCCAGATTTTACCGAACTTATGGCGTCGCTTCTGCTGGCAAAGTTTCTTGAACATCATCACCAGCTTCTTCTCGCCAAAATACGCAAAGAAGTTTTCAGCAAGGTCTTCCATGCACCATCGGCTTTCTGCTTTACGCCACTGTCGTTCACGGGAATTCAGAAGGTCCTCCACAGCATCAATCAACTCCTTTTTGTAGTCGTGTATGATGCACACATCAGACTGATGCACCACTGCTCGCTCCAAATTCCTAGGAAACCACAGCCAGCTTTCCTTGGTCTCATCCTCGACAACAGCACATGCTACTGGAATGGAGAAATCATTAGCATCTAATGCTACAGCAGTCAACAGCATCCCTTGATATTTCCCACATAGTGGTGTGCCCTTGATGCATAGCACAGGGCGACAGGTATGGAA of the Triticum urartu cultivar G1812 unplaced genomic scaffold, Tu2.1 TuUngrouped_contig_8441, whole genome shotgun sequence genome contains:
- the LOC125531928 gene encoding uncharacterized protein LOC125531928 produces the protein MAMGKAARKPRKPQVEEPIQMPVYYGLRKEFLSVEGNDLVEDCSDLFAENKCARVIGELQLQPQSMSLVDLQLWVFKLFRLHPETQDLDIKGFFKQHKRDLTDDESSEPDCSLEYYPWDIHYFRTDKCWSSFANKLKRKRNVTQRFMLYVQSSEVKHYHILLKAVNGDYSQLATVVLPGTKSLTGRFGFGAFVEDPTMTAEEIADYLTRHYGERISPVEAWRAKQFALESKFGTFYDSHNFAPRLLKEIARKNPGTFVDIKDAEVAGCEDFRVLQRMFWAFGQCLQAFHTCRPVLCIKGTPLCGKYQGMLLTAVALDANDFSIPVACAVVEDETKESWLWFPRNLERAVVHQSDVCIIHDYKKELIDAVEDLLNSRERQWRKAESRWCMEDLAENFFAYFGEKKLVMMFKKLCQQKRRHKFGKIWKELDELTSTYMAEKEHDGSGEMQQKSVEHDVAELEARSLCNQHGSVVDVKEGDHADDGNRKITKFSDWISPKPKEKWSLAYDRDGARYGIMGSDTTDAYKNDPVLKGITCLPLSAIVEVTFLRLVEYFQNTSVAANKAIGNPIINFPEHVQVDLNSKMQKSETHRLMYTYADEKNYLGKVVDRKFTVKGRKREVTVHLKTDYIVGINKSKGCTIRKTATCSCGKPQVLHKPCSHVIAVCCEIGVSTATYMSPYYSLPYLGRTWRQKFNKFSHDYRDTIPHCFRGIIPFEGEAQTWILDKRLECGLPVYLSPDCAQTVVLEEEHCRTEDGAVAGNDET